One Actinoplanes missouriensis 431 DNA segment encodes these proteins:
- a CDS encoding amino acid ABC transporter ATP-binding protein — MSRPVVEVTGVHKSFGSLHVLRGVDLTALAGTVTVILGPSGSGKSTLLRSINHLEKVDRGLVRVGGELIGYRQSGSKLHELSERQILKQRAGIGFVFQNFNLFPHLTALENVAEAPVSAQGRPKSLVYERSRELLDRVGLSDKSDAYPRQLSGGQQQRVAIARALALEPQLILFDEPTSALDPELVGEVLDVLRDLARAGTTMIVVTHEIGFAREAADNVIFMDEGQIVEQGPPAQVLDNPRHDRTRAFLSKVLS; from the coding sequence TTGAGCAGACCCGTTGTTGAAGTGACCGGTGTTCACAAGTCGTTCGGCTCACTGCACGTGTTGCGTGGTGTTGACCTGACTGCACTTGCCGGGACCGTCACCGTCATCCTCGGGCCGTCCGGATCCGGCAAGTCAACGTTGCTGCGCTCGATCAATCATCTTGAGAAAGTCGATCGTGGACTCGTCCGGGTCGGCGGCGAGTTGATCGGGTATCGCCAGTCGGGCAGCAAGCTTCACGAACTGAGCGAACGCCAGATCCTCAAGCAGCGGGCCGGGATCGGCTTCGTCTTTCAGAACTTCAACCTCTTCCCGCATCTGACCGCGCTCGAGAACGTCGCCGAGGCGCCCGTCTCCGCACAGGGCAGACCCAAATCCCTGGTGTACGAGCGGAGCCGTGAGCTGCTCGATCGAGTGGGCCTGTCCGACAAGTCGGACGCATACCCTCGGCAGCTCTCCGGCGGTCAACAGCAGCGGGTGGCGATCGCGCGCGCCCTCGCCCTGGAACCCCAGCTGATCCTCTTCGACGAGCCGACGTCCGCGCTCGACCCGGAGCTCGTCGGCGAAGTCCTCGACGTGCTGCGCGACCTGGCCCGTGCCGGCACCACGATGATCGTGGTGACTCACGAGATCGGCTTCGCCCGGGAGGCGGCCGACAACGTGATCTTCATGGACGAGGGCCAGATCGTCGAGCAGGGACCACCCGCGCAGGTACTCGACAACCCACGGCACGACCGGACCCGGGCATTCCTGTCCAAGGTCCTTTCCTGA
- a CDS encoding GNAT family N-acetyltransferase has protein sequence MTGAVVASVLDNPAWSSLAGAHARFAVLHGQAARYQSDVAPFHALADPADPQAWDDLTALVEPGAAVTIAGAGGVAYRGWEVAGSIPGVQLVDVALRASPSPDAYRLGAGDVPEILDLIERTRPGPYLRRTVELGAYLGLRSPAGALIAMAGERLHPAGWTEISAVCTDPAHRGRGLATRLVRAVAAGIRERGETPFLHTSAANVTAIRLYESIGFELRKQTDFTAYRRLS, from the coding sequence GTGACGGGCGCGGTCGTCGCGTCCGTCCTGGACAACCCGGCGTGGTCGTCGCTTGCCGGAGCGCACGCACGGTTCGCGGTGCTCCACGGGCAGGCGGCGCGCTACCAGTCCGACGTCGCGCCCTTCCACGCGCTCGCCGATCCGGCGGATCCGCAGGCGTGGGACGACCTGACCGCGCTGGTCGAGCCGGGTGCGGCGGTGACGATCGCCGGGGCGGGCGGGGTCGCGTACCGGGGCTGGGAGGTCGCCGGGAGCATTCCCGGTGTCCAGCTGGTCGACGTGGCGCTGCGGGCGTCGCCGTCGCCGGACGCGTACCGGCTCGGCGCCGGGGACGTGCCGGAGATCCTCGATCTGATCGAGCGGACCCGGCCCGGGCCCTATCTGCGGCGGACCGTGGAGCTGGGCGCCTATCTGGGGCTGCGTTCCCCCGCGGGCGCGTTGATCGCGATGGCCGGGGAGCGCCTGCACCCGGCCGGATGGACGGAGATCAGCGCGGTCTGCACGGATCCGGCTCATCGGGGCCGGGGGCTGGCGACGCGGCTGGTCCGGGCGGTGGCGGCCGGGATCCGGGAGCGCGGGGAGACGCCGTTCCTGCACACGTCGGCGGCCAACGTCACGGCGATCCGGCTGTATGAGTCGATCGGATTCGAGCTGCGGAAGCAGACGGATTTCACGGCGTACCGCCGGCTGAGCTGA
- a CDS encoding LysR family transcriptional regulator: MELRQLSYVEAVARYGGFTRAAERLHVAQSAVSAQIKALEAELGLALFARTTRRVALTPAGELFVARARRVLAELDGARTEIHEITSVVHGRVSIGATAALGPYDLPQALTRFRDRFPGIAVRLRSGLVTGLLGALDEGELDLVVGPVHADLPPRFDALPLADEHLLLALPIGHALSRAGRLTLGEARDEPFVSLPPGSGLRWILEDAARSAGFTPRVEFETASPAGIRDLVAAGLGVGLLSKSVAEAPGPAITIRSLHPAPVHPPIGVMHSRDRPLSPAAQSCRHHLVEVAGLQPDPSHRPDPTEEPL; this comes from the coding sequence GTGGAGTTACGGCAGCTGAGCTACGTGGAGGCGGTGGCCCGTTACGGCGGGTTCACCCGGGCGGCCGAACGACTGCACGTCGCCCAGTCCGCGGTGTCCGCCCAGATCAAGGCCCTGGAGGCGGAGCTCGGGCTGGCGCTGTTCGCCCGTACCACCCGGCGGGTGGCGCTGACCCCGGCGGGGGAGCTGTTCGTGGCGCGGGCGCGGCGCGTCCTCGCCGAACTCGACGGCGCGCGGACCGAGATCCACGAGATCACGTCGGTGGTGCACGGCCGGGTCAGCATCGGGGCGACGGCGGCGCTCGGACCGTACGATCTGCCGCAGGCCCTGACCCGCTTCCGTGACCGCTTCCCCGGGATCGCGGTGCGCCTGCGCAGCGGCCTGGTGACCGGCCTGCTCGGCGCGCTCGACGAGGGTGAGCTGGACCTGGTGGTCGGCCCGGTGCACGCCGATCTCCCGCCGCGGTTCGACGCGCTGCCGCTCGCCGACGAACACCTGCTGCTCGCCCTCCCGATCGGCCACGCGCTGTCCCGCGCCGGCCGGCTGACGCTGGGCGAGGCGCGCGACGAGCCGTTCGTCAGCCTGCCGCCGGGCAGCGGGCTGCGCTGGATCCTGGAGGACGCGGCCCGCTCGGCGGGTTTCACGCCCCGGGTCGAGTTCGAGACCGCGAGCCCGGCCGGCATCCGCGATCTCGTGGCGGCCGGACTCGGCGTGGGATTGTTGTCGAAATCGGTCGCCGAGGCGCCGGGGCCGGCCATCACGATCCGCAGCCTGCACCCGGCGCCCGTTCATCCGCCGATCGGCGTGATGCACTCCCGGGACCGGCCGCTGAGCCCGGCCGCCCAGTCCTGCCGGCACCATCTCGTCGAGGTGGCGGGCCTCCAGCCCGACCCGTCGCACCGCCCCGACCCCACCGAAGAGCCTCTGTGA
- a CDS encoding ABC transporter substrate-binding protein, with protein MRTRWVLALAAVTLSLAACAAPEEEQAVVPAAGDASAATTVTFNDSPEQNRITPPKDDAAAALLPPDVAKSGKLVIGVGAAGSGFPPLAFAASDNKTLIGNEPDIAVAIASTLGLEPVLENTSWENLFIGLDSGKYQLGASNITVTEERKLKYDFVSYRKDDLGWLAKKGSGLTVTKPADIAGKKVAVGSGTNQEKILVEWADEVKKAGLAPVEIKYYQTNQATYLALGSGQIDLYLGPNPSAAYHVATTGQTEIVGTYSGAGAGLQGLIALTTKKDNGLVKAYAAALDKLIASGDYTKILQRWNLTNEGVTAAEVNPPGLPIEGK; from the coding sequence ATGCGTACCAGATGGGTCTTGGCTCTTGCCGCTGTGACCTTGAGCCTTGCCGCCTGCGCCGCGCCCGAGGAGGAGCAGGCCGTGGTTCCCGCGGCCGGTGACGCCTCGGCCGCGACCACCGTCACGTTCAACGACAGCCCGGAGCAGAACCGGATCACGCCACCCAAGGACGACGCGGCCGCTGCGCTGCTGCCACCCGACGTCGCGAAGAGCGGCAAGCTGGTGATCGGCGTCGGCGCGGCCGGCTCCGGATTCCCGCCGCTCGCGTTCGCCGCCTCGGACAACAAGACGCTGATCGGCAACGAGCCGGACATCGCGGTCGCGATCGCCAGCACCCTCGGCCTGGAACCGGTCCTGGAGAACACCTCCTGGGAGAACCTGTTCATCGGCCTGGACTCGGGCAAGTACCAGCTCGGCGCCTCCAACATCACGGTCACCGAGGAGCGCAAACTCAAGTACGACTTCGTCAGCTACCGCAAGGACGACCTGGGCTGGCTCGCCAAGAAGGGCTCCGGGCTGACCGTCACGAAGCCCGCCGACATCGCCGGCAAGAAGGTCGCGGTCGGCTCCGGGACCAATCAGGAGAAGATCCTGGTCGAGTGGGCGGACGAGGTGAAGAAGGCGGGCCTCGCGCCGGTGGAGATCAAGTACTACCAGACCAACCAGGCGACCTATCTGGCGCTCGGCTCGGGGCAGATCGACCTCTACCTGGGCCCGAACCCGTCGGCTGCCTACCACGTCGCGACCACCGGGCAGACCGAGATCGTCGGCACCTACTCCGGCGCGGGCGCCGGCCTGCAAGGGCTCATCGCGTTGACCACCAAGAAGGACAACGGGCTGGTCAAGGCGTACGCGGCGGCGCTCGACAAGCTGATCGCGTCCGGGGACTACACGAAGATCCTTCAGCGGTGGAACCTCACGAACGAGGGTGTCACCGCCGCTGAGGTGAACCCACCCGGCCTGCCGATCGAGGGCAAGTGA